A single genomic interval of Amblyraja radiata isolate CabotCenter1 chromosome 3, sAmbRad1.1.pri, whole genome shotgun sequence harbors:
- the LOC116971538 gene encoding transmembrane channel-like protein 1 — protein sequence MPRHEKLIAKASDVSIEVDNEESIDEEQDEETDNDDSDVESEDIKKTAPRNRKENGKKKTKHESEDESDSSEDEKKAKSRKKNMKSKNKVTEESNDDESEKETNKNRKDGRNIKSKKKYSDDNSNGDEAANKRRKEKRGKKQADSDSEEEDNRAKDKKKAKNAKAKGGKTRGKQKKVEEKGVSRTKNKGQHSTGSSEEKSDEEEVITEEDMDKLKEEVEEKKKLIATLRNKPSPMKQKLQLLKEAQEFVEKFEGALGKGKGKRFYVYKVMMTKKWMKFQRDFENFKTACIPWEMKIKEIESHFGSSVASYFIFLRWIYGINMVLFGLTFGLVMIPEALMGKPYGSIPRKTVPKNEQHSAMNFATLWDFGGYAQYSVLFYGYYNHQRSIGWLKYRLPLSYFLVGIGIIGYSFMVVIRTMASNANEEGGGDDTSFNFSWKLFTSWDYLIGNAETADNKFASITTSFKESILEEQENRKEGNIHLTRFLRVLANFLVLLTLAGSGYLIFYVVRRSQKFAQQGLEDYGWWERNEVNMVMSLLGMFCPMLFDIISPLENYHPRIALQWQLGRIFALFLGNLYTFIIALLDEINLKLEEEKIIRYNITIWENSLYNGTWLGNSSTRPPLDVDPAIVPRGPCWETMVGQEFVRLTVSDTLTTVITILVGDFFRAVFVRFINYCWCWDLEYGFPSYGEFDISGNVLGLIFNQGMIWMGAFYAPCLPAINVLRLLASMYLQCWAVMCTNVPHERVFKASRSNNFYMAMLLIILFLSTLPAVYTIVSIPPSFDCGPFSGKYRMFDVIQETLDNDFPAWFAKVFSAATNPGLILSFILLMVLAIYYLQTTSKSYKAANLELKKKLQNQSEENKKKSKKNADAAANQMEQMQNSMKNDTTRATVGQVDNIRNAIHSSNQPSNPSACLPSDRGMRLVAPPRVAVTRPPRPRNPGQLPGQPRYPGPQQYYGARPRMPRGGAAYR from the exons ATGCCGCGACATGAAAAACTGATTGCCAAAGCAAGTGATG TGAGTATTGAAGTGGATAATGAGGAAAGTATTGATGAGGAACAGGATGAAGAAACAG ACAACGATGACTCGGATGTGGAatcagaggacatcaagaaaaCAGCACCAAGGAATAGAAAGGAAAATGGAAAGAAAAAGACTAAACATGAATCTGAAGACGAATCTGATTCATCGGAAGATGAGAAAAAAGCAAAAAGTAGAAAGAAGAATATGAAAAGTAAGAACAAAGTTACAGAGGAAAGCAATGACGATGAATCAGAGAAAGaaacaaataaaaacaggaaGGATGGAAGAAATATAAAATCTAAGAAGAAATATTCTGATGATAATAGTAACGGTGATGAGGCAGCGAACAAGAGAAGGAAAGAAAAAAGGGGTAAAAAGCAAGCGGACAGCGACAGTGAAGAGGAGGATAACAGGGCCAAGGACAAGAAGAAGGCTAAGAATGCCAAAGCAAAAGGTGGCAAGACCAGAGGCAAGCAAAAGAAAGTTGAAGAGAAAGGAGTTTCAAG aacaaagaacaaaggacaacacagcacagg TAGCTCTGAAGAAAAATCAGATGAAGAAGAAGTCATTACAGAAGAAGATATGGATAAACTGAAGGAAGAAGTGGAAGAAAAGAAGAAACTCATTGCAACTTTAAGAAACAAGCCCTCACCCATGAAGCAGAAATTACAACTACTAAA AGAAGCACAGGAATTTGTGGAGAAATTTGAAGGTGCACTTGGGAAAGGGAAAGGCAAAAGATTTTATGTCTATAAAGTAATGATGACAAAA AAATGGATGAAATTCCAACGTGACTTTGAGAACTTCAAAACTGCTTGCATTCCATGGGAAATGAAAATAAAAGAAATTGAAA GTCATTTTGGATCTTCTGTTGCTTCATATTTCATATTCTTGAGATGGATCTATGGGATCAATATGGTTCTCTTTGGATTAACATTTGGTTTGGTCATGATCCCAGAG GCTCTAATGGGAAAGCCCTATGGTAGCATCCCTAGAAAAACTGTTCCAAAGAATGAACAGCACTCGGCCATGAACTTTGCCACTTTGTGGGATTTTGGG GGCTATGCACAATATTCCGTCCTTTTCTACGGTTACTATAATCATCAGAGGTCAATTGGGTGGCTGAAGTACCGGCTTCCCTTGAGTTACTTCCTGGTGGGAATTGGTATAATAGGATACAGCTTCATGGTGGTGATAAGAAC AATGGCAAGTAATGCGAATGAGGAGGGCGGAGGAGATGACACAAGCTTTAACTTCAGTTGGAAGTTGTTTACAAGCTGGGACTACTTGATAGGCAATGCAGAAACTGCAGATAACAAATTTGCTTCCATCACCACCAGCTTTAAG GAATCCATTCTTGAAGAACAAGAGAATCGGAAAGAAGGAAACATCCATTTAACTAGGTTCTTACGGGTTCTTGCCAATTTCTTGGTGCTCCTCACTTTGGCTGGAAGTGGCTACTTGATTTTCTATGTCGTCAGAAGGTCTCAGAAGTTTGCACAGCAAGGACTGGAAGACTACGGATGGTGGGAAAGAAATGAA GTAAATATGGTAATGTCACTGCTGGGTATGTTCTGTCCAATGTTATTTGACATCATCAGTCCTTTAGAAAATTACCACCCACGGATTGCACTCCAATGGCAACTGGGACGCATTTTTGCTTTGTTTCTTGGTAATCTCTACACATTTATTATTGCTTTGTTGGATGAAATTAATCTCAAG CTGGAAGAAGAGAAGATTATTCGATACAATATCACAATCTGGGAAAACAGTCTTTACAATGGAACATGGTTAGGGAACTCATCAACACGTCCTCCATTAGACGTAGATCCTGCAATTGTACCTAGAGGACCTTGTTGGGAGACGATGGTGGGACAG GAGTTTGTGCGACTCACCGTTTCAGATACTTTGACTACCGTCATAACTATACTGGTCGGGGATTTTTTTCGTGCTGTATTTGTCAGATTCATCAACTATTGCTGGTGCTGGGATCTCGAGTACGGATTT CCCTCCTATGGAGAATTTGACATTAGCGGGAACGTTTTGGGTTTGATCTTCAATCAAGGCATGATATG GATGGGTGCCTTTTACGCTCCATGCCTTCCAGCTATCAACGTTTTACGTCTCCTGGCTTCCATGTACTTACAGTGTTGGGCTGTTATGTGTACCAATGTTCCACATGAGCGAGTGTTTAAGGCATCAAGATCCAATAACTTCTATATGGCTATGCTGCTGATTATCTTGTTCCTGTCAACACTGCCTGCGGTTTACACAATTGTTTCGATACCACCATCTTTTGATTGTGGACCATTTAG TGGGAAATATAGAATGTTTGATGTTATTCAAGAAACATTGGACAATGATTTTCCAGCCTGGTTTGCAAAAGTTTTCAGTGCAGCAACCAATCCTGGTTTGATTCTTTCTTTCATTTTACTCATGGT TTTGGCTATATATTATCTTCAGACAACTTCTAAATCATACAAGGCTGCAAACCTGGAACTAAAGAAGAAATTACAAAAT CAAAGTGAAGAAAACAAAAAGAAGAGCAAAAAGAATGCTGATGCTGCAGCAAATCAAAtggaacaaatgcaaaattcaatgaaAAATG ATACCACGCGTGCAACTGTTGGTCAGGTGGACAATATACGAAATGCCATTCATTCTTCTAACCAGCCTTCAAATCCTAGTGCTTGTCTACCCAGTGACAGGGGAATGAGACTTGTTGCTCCACCGCGGGTCGCTGTTACTCGACCACCAAGGCCAAGAAACCCTGGACAGTTGCCAGGCCAACCACGGTATCCTGGACCACAGCAATATTATGGAGCTCGACCACGGATGCCCAGAGGTGGCGCAGCTTATAGATGA